One genomic region from Patescibacteria group bacterium encodes:
- a CDS encoding tetratricopeptide repeat protein → MLKEKIVKICDLFIEYGILAIVFFIPITVDFTMASYNVIDLYRIVIFRVILVFMLLSFMAKVFINGKFNYRGGAKIFLLASFLLISFFLSSLASLHPTESFWGSFSRQQGFYNLFNYLLFFILLILNLKDFKQLRRVVISVIAAASLTAVYGLLQYLNLDPLTWSRNINAARIFSTLGQPNFFGHWLIIVMPFSLYALIFIAKRILVKFFLGLALFMQLVCLILTYSRAAWLGFLSCLFFLIIVWLFYKRFNKIALGFIALTLIGVISVISLNFIRPTESAGLKSIGLVNRLASIIDFKGGSNKMRLYYLDSAIKEIRQADYLRLFIGYGPEVLNEVFMKYYQIDWGIYEAINSSPDRVHNWLFDQILSFGALGLIANLLFFIYFIYRAAIFLLAKQKFELEDWLLVFLFSSLVAYFINNFFSFSLFTVSVYLYLILALSWFIINFNKEAKVINISLTAFSKILIWIALFLVSAVFIYANNLNQVRAEIYYIKALNSVKASDCQGVINNMEKVVKLSPNNIYYQENYLFLVLNCFSEIKDISIRKRLSDNILEYIKSIRDKKSYGILHNIARVYTSFGFYLDKSYYAEAEKIFNDLMVNFPYFTGVYEDLSKQKIIQGDYKGAIEVFNKALKILPPTDHPYLNNQHRQQIIVIAVRLYEGAGQAYFKIKNYDLALEYYKKGLSLDPYRVTLYKNIADVYYVQDKLDEAIRFNRRGMMLAPSDYNWPLALSLLYRDKKDLIAAKKYLDQAIKLAPKNEELKKYYGELNN, encoded by the coding sequence ATGCTAAAAGAAAAAATTGTAAAAATTTGTGATTTATTTATTGAATACGGCATCTTAGCTATAGTTTTTTTTATTCCCATAACCGTTGATTTCACCATGGCAAGCTATAATGTCATTGATCTTTACAGAATAGTTATTTTCAGAGTAATTTTGGTTTTTATGCTGCTTAGTTTTATGGCTAAAGTTTTTATTAACGGCAAATTTAATTATCGCGGCGGCGCTAAAATTTTTTTGTTGGCCAGCTTTTTATTAATTTCATTTTTTTTAAGCTCCTTAGCCTCTCTCCACCCGACCGAAAGTTTTTGGGGCAGTTTTTCCAGACAACAAGGTTTTTATAACCTCTTTAATTATTTGTTATTTTTTATATTGCTTATATTAAACCTTAAAGATTTTAAACAGCTTAGGCGCGTAGTTATAAGCGTGATTGCCGCGGCGTCTTTAACCGCGGTTTACGGATTGCTTCAATATTTAAATCTTGACCCGCTTACCTGGTCTAGAAATATAAACGCGGCGCGTATTTTTTCCACCTTGGGCCAGCCTAATTTTTTCGGGCATTGGCTGATAATAGTTATGCCTTTCAGCCTTTATGCCTTAATTTTTATAGCTAAAAGAATATTGGTTAAATTTTTTCTCGGCCTAGCTCTATTCATGCAATTAGTTTGTTTGATTCTTACTTATTCTCGGGCGGCTTGGCTTGGGTTTTTAAGTTGCTTGTTTTTTTTAATTATAGTTTGGCTGTTTTATAAGCGGTTTAATAAAATCGCGCTAGGTTTTATCGCCCTAACTTTAATCGGTGTAATATCAGTTATAAGCTTAAATTTTATTCGTCCGACCGAGTCAGCCGGCTTAAAATCAATCGGTTTGGTTAATCGGCTCGCAAGTATTATTGATTTTAAAGGCGGATCTAATAAAATGAGGCTTTATTATTTAGATTCGGCTATTAAAGAAATAAGGCAGGCTGATTATTTAAGATTGTTTATTGGTTACGGCCCTGAAGTTTTGAATGAAGTTTTTATGAAATATTACCAAATAGACTGGGGTATATATGAGGCCATCAATAGTTCTCCGGACAGAGTGCATAATTGGCTGTTTGACCAAATTTTGTCTTTTGGCGCTTTAGGGCTTATAGCTAATTTATTATTTTTTATTTATTTTATTTATAGAGCGGCTATTTTTTTATTAGCTAAACAAAAATTTGAGCTTGAGGATTGGCTGCTTGTTTTTTTATTTTCCTCCTTGGTCGCTTATTTTATTAATAATTTTTTTAGCTTTTCTCTTTTTACCGTTTCAGTTTATTTATATTTAATTTTGGCCTTGTCTTGGTTTATTATAAATTTTAACAAAGAAGCTAAAGTTATAAATATAAGCTTGACTGCGTTTTCAAAAATATTAATTTGGATAGCGCTTTTTTTAGTTTCAGCCGTATTTATCTATGCTAACAATTTAAATCAGGTTAGGGCGGAAATTTATTACATAAAAGCTTTAAACTCAGTTAAAGCTTCCGATTGCCAGGGCGTCATAAATAATATGGAAAAAGTTGTAAAATTAAGCCCGAATAATATTTATTATCAAGAAAATTATCTTTTTTTAGTGTTAAATTGTTTTTCCGAGATTAAAGATATTTCTATCCGAAAGCGACTAAGCGATAATATTTTAGAATATATAAAATCAATTCGCGATAAAAAATCTTATGGCATTTTACATAATATAGCCCGCGTTTATACTTCGTTCGGCTTTTATTTGGATAAATCTTATTACGCGGAAGCGGAGAAAATATTCAATGATTTAATGGTAAATTTTCCATATTTTACCGGAGTGTACGAAGATTTAAGCAAGCAAAAGATAATACAAGGGGATTATAAGGGCGCGATAGAAGTTTTTAATAAAGCGCTTAAAATTTTACCGCCAACCGATCATCCGTATTTAAATAATCAGCACCGCCAGCAAATTATCGTTATCGCGGTTAGGCTATACGAGGGGGCCGGCCAGGCGTATTTTAAAATAAAAAATTATGATTTAGCGCTTGAATATTATAAAAAAGGCTTAAGCCTAGATCCTTATAGGGTAACTTTATATAAAAATATAGCCGATGTCTATTATGTCCAGGATAAATTAGATGAGGCTATTAGATTTAATCGGCGCGGCATGATGCTGGCTCCGAGCGATTATAATTGGCCGCTGGCGCTATCGCTTTTATACCGCGACAAAAAAGATTTGATTGCGGCGAAAAAATATCTTGATCAAGCTATAAAGTTGGCGCCGAAGAATGAGGAATTAAAGAAGTACTATGGGGAGTTAAATAATTAA
- a CDS encoding type II secretion system protein: MKKQQGFTLIELLVVIAIIGLLSTLAVVALNNARMKSRDAKRVSDIKQIQTALELYYNDANEYPATGAVTSGGTIADGSVTYMATVPTNPSPEADGDCTDGNSYAYTALDANTSYELVYCLGGTTGSVSAGVHTATPGIIQ; encoded by the coding sequence ATGAAAAAACAACAAGGTTTTACTTTAATTGAGTTATTGGTGGTTATCGCCATTATCGGCTTGTTATCAACTTTGGCCGTGGTGGCTTTAAATAACGCCAGAATGAAATCAAGGGATGCTAAGCGCGTATCTGATATCAAGCAGATTCAAACGGCTTTAGAGTTGTATTATAATGATGCTAACGAATATCCGGCTACAGGGGCGGTTACCAGCGGAGGTACTATTGCTGATGGCAGCGTTACTTATATGGCTACTGTTCCAACCAATCCGTCGCCTGAAGCTGACGGCGATTGCACGGACGGCAACAGTTATGCATATACCGCGTTAGACGCTAACACCTCCTATGAATTAGTATATTGCTTAGGCGGTACGACCGGAAGCGTATCGGCAGGCGTTCATACTGCTACACCAGGCATTATCCAATAA
- a CDS encoding prepilin-type N-terminal cleavage/methylation domain-containing protein codes for MKKQQGFTLIELLVVIAIIGLLSTLAVVALNNARMKSRDAKRISDIKQIQTALELYYNDANAYPATADVTSGGDIAIGTVTYMATVPTNPSPEADGECNDGNSYVYNALTGQTSYTLTYCLGGTTGGVTAGEHTATPNGIQ; via the coding sequence ATGAAAAAACAACAAGGTTTTACTTTAATTGAGTTATTGGTGGTTATCGCCATTATCGGCTTGTTATCAACTTTGGCCGTGGTGGCTTTAAATAACGCCAGAATGAAATCAAGGGATGCTAAGCGCATATCTGATATCAAGCAGATTCAAACGGCATTAGAGTTGTATTATAACGATGCCAATGCTTATCCGGCTACAGCGGATGTTACCAGTGGCGGCGACATCGCTATCGGCACCGTTACTTATATGGCGACTGTTCCAACCAATCCATCGCCGGAAGCTGACGGCGAGTGCAATGACGGCAACAGTTATGTTTATAACGCTTTGACCGGCCAAACCTCTTATACTTTGACATATTGCTTAGGCGGTACGACCGGAGGCGTAACGGCAGGCGAGCATACTGCCACGCCCAATGGCATTCAATAA
- a CDS encoding type II secretion system F family protein produces MPIYKYKAFNKDKEVQEGMIEAISKDAVGEILAEKGFSVVLISEVSSGKTKINLDFLNKVKIKDIVIFSRQFSVLISANVSMVQALKIMVDQTMNVILKMAVSEVADEVDAGSTLSESLGKRPSIFSNFYVSVVRSGETSGKLDEVLSYLADEMEKDYDMTNKIKGAMIYPAFVLSALVVVGIVMMIFVVPKLTGILTESGSELPFATRVLIGTSGFMQKYWWLLIVMVVALIAAFRFYIKRSQGKKQFDYIKLKLPIFGRLFQLIYLVRFTRSMNTLIVGGVTIDNSLKVTAEVVGNEIYKELIEETIKEVEDGNSISSVFIKSNTIPKMVSQMLNIGEKTGKMDIILEKITNFYSREISNMVDNLMTLMEPLIMVVMGVAVGLMVAAVILPMYNLASSF; encoded by the coding sequence ATGCCAATTTATAAATATAAAGCTTTTAATAAAGACAAAGAAGTGCAGGAGGGTATGATTGAGGCTATTAGTAAAGATGCGGTCGGAGAGATATTGGCGGAAAAAGGGTTTTCCGTTGTTTTAATCTCGGAGGTGTCGTCCGGAAAAACTAAGATTAATTTAGATTTTTTAAACAAGGTAAAAATAAAGGACATAGTTATTTTTTCCCGGCAGTTTTCAGTTTTGATTTCAGCTAACGTTTCCATGGTGCAGGCGCTTAAGATTATGGTTGATCAAACGATGAATGTAATTTTAAAAATGGCGGTCTCGGAAGTGGCCGACGAAGTTGACGCCGGCTCGACTTTATCCGAGTCTTTAGGCAAACGGCCTAGCATTTTCAGCAATTTTTATGTTAGCGTTGTCAGGTCGGGCGAAACCTCGGGCAAGCTGGACGAGGTGTTAAGCTATTTGGCCGACGAGATGGAAAAAGACTATGACATGACGAACAAAATCAAGGGCGCCATGATTTATCCGGCCTTTGTTTTATCCGCTTTAGTCGTTGTCGGCATCGTTATGATGATTTTTGTCGTGCCCAAGCTTACCGGCATTTTAACTGAAAGCGGTTCCGAACTGCCGTTTGCCACTAGAGTATTGATTGGCACTTCCGGTTTTATGCAAAAATATTGGTGGCTGCTTATCGTTATGGTAGTGGCTTTAATCGCGGCTTTTAGATTTTATATAAAAAGGTCTCAAGGCAAGAAGCAGTTTGATTATATAAAACTAAAGCTGCCGATTTTCGGCCGTTTATTTCAATTGATTTATTTAGTCCGTTTTACCCGCTCTATGAATACTTTAATCGTCGGCGGCGTAACCATAGACAACAGCTTAAAAGTGACGGCCGAAGTGGTTGGCAATGAAATTTACAAGGAATTAATAGAGGAAACTATTAAAGAAGTTGAAGATGGCAATTCAATTTCCAGCGTTTTTATAAAAAGCAATACTATACCTAAAATGGTTTCGCAGATGTTAAATATTGGAGAAAAAACCGGGAAAATGGATATTATTTTAGAAAAAATAACTAATTTTTATAGCCGAGAAATTTCCAATATGGTGGATAATTTAATGACTTTGATGGAGCCGCTGATTATGGTTGTTATGGGTGTGGCCGTGGGCTTAATGGTGGCGGCCGTAATTTTACCCATGTATAATTTAGCCAGCAGTTTTTAG
- a CDS encoding ATPase, T2SS/T4P/T4SS family produces MEVPSIFLNRILSEMVQKNGSDLHLAVGSPPMVRITGQFIPLTGQEMITSEIISKITETFLSPEEIAGLKEDKGVILVKNISNFRFRINVFYQKGLLALSFHYIPGVIKNFNDLGLAEACRNFLQAASGLLIIAGAYNSGKTTTAASFVEELNKTRALNIITIEDPIEYLFISKNSLVMQRQVGTDVNTVADALDYCLSEDVDAVYINEIKDSQALNSAMPKIFELASGNCLVILEINADSSDRVLEKVLAGMSVSLPAEAARYNLADILVGVLVQKLVKRRGGGLILANEILLNNSAAKSLIREGKIYQLESVIQTSKREGMISMHKSLSDLVQLGEVRAEDI; encoded by the coding sequence ATGGAAGTGCCGTCAATTTTTTTAAACAGAATATTATCGGAAATGGTCCAAAAAAATGGCTCTGATTTGCATTTGGCCGTAGGCAGCCCGCCCATGGTAAGAATAACCGGCCAATTCATACCTTTAACCGGCCAAGAGATGATTACCAGCGAAATTATAAGTAAGATAACAGAAACTTTTTTAAGCCCTGAGGAGATCGCCGGCCTAAAAGAGGATAAGGGCGTGATTTTAGTGAAAAATATTTCTAATTTTCGTTTTCGCATAAACGTTTTTTATCAAAAAGGCCTTCTAGCCTTATCCTTCCATTATATTCCCGGCGTAATAAAAAATTTTAACGATTTAGGGCTGGCCGAGGCTTGTCGCAATTTTTTGCAGGCCGCTTCCGGGCTTTTAATCATCGCCGGAGCTTATAATTCAGGTAAAACCACCACCGCGGCTTCTTTCGTCGAAGAGCTTAATAAAACCAGGGCTTTGAATATTATTACCATTGAAGATCCGATTGAATATTTGTTCATCAGCAAAAACAGCTTAGTCATGCAGAGGCAGGTAGGAACCGACGTCAATACGGTAGCTGATGCTTTGGATTATTGCTTAAGCGAAGACGTGGACGCGGTCTATATTAATGAAATAAAAGATAGCCAAGCTCTTAATTCGGCTATGCCGAAAATTTTTGAGCTGGCTTCGGGAAATTGCTTGGTTATTTTAGAAATCAATGCCGATAGCTCAGACAGGGTTTTGGAAAAAGTTTTAGCCGGCATGTCCGTAAGTTTGCCGGCGGAAGCCGCGCGCTATAATTTAGCGGATATTTTAGTCGGTGTTTTAGTACAGAAATTAGTCAAGCGCCGGGGCGGCGGCTTGATTTTAGCCAATGAAATACTGTTAAATAATTCGGCCGCTAAATCATTAATTAGGGAAGGTAAAATATATCAATTAGAGAGCGTAATTCAGACGTCGAAAAGAGAAGGCATGATTAGCATGCATAAGTCGCTCAGCGATTTAGTCCAATTAGGCGAAGTTAGGGCAGAAGATATATAA
- a CDS encoding response regulator — translation MPKAKIKILLVEDDSFLLGMYATKFEMENFKVIMAEDGEKAVRLALKEAPDIILLDIILPKMNGFDVLRQLKADPATADIPVILLTNLSQKDEIEQGLKIGAADYLIKAHFMPSEVVDKIKKMLNKG, via the coding sequence ATGCCAAAAGCTAAAATAAAAATTTTATTAGTTGAAGATGATTCATTTTTATTGGGCATGTATGCCACTAAGTTTGAAATGGAGAATTTTAAAGTCATTATGGCCGAAGACGGAGAAAAGGCCGTTCGCCTCGCCCTAAAAGAGGCGCCGGATATAATTCTTTTGGATATTATTTTACCCAAGATGAACGGTTTTGATGTTTTGCGCCAGCTTAAAGCCGACCCCGCGACCGCCGACATTCCGGTAATACTTTTAACTAACTTAAGCCAAAAAGATGAGATTGAGCAAGGCTTAAAAATCGGCGCGGCTGATTATTTAATCAAGGCGCATTTTATGCCTTCAGAAGTGGTTGATAAAATAAAAAAAATGCTGAATAAAGGTTAA
- a CDS encoding ATPase, T2SS/T4P/T4SS family produces MTKPEELINLLVQNKLITPEQLVKIKKSPGYGGNLEEALIKSGLIDAENLIKFKAKVYNFNYHSLIGVKIPDQVLNLIPAEVAENYKIVCFEVAKGKMKVGMVDPENFKAIEAIDFLAKEENLQPEYFLISALSLDHALKHYKTLGKEVSKALKTKEEEEILERASKKINKEEVEEITKSAPVSKIVSVIIRHAVEGRSSDIHIEPIQNESRVRYRIDGILHTSLILPKSVHGAIVGRIKVLANLKLDETRMPQDGRIRVSINDKEIDLRISIMPLLDDEKVVMRILDVTRGAPTLEELGFMGAGLKVIKKSLEKTDGMFLVTGPTGSGKSTTIFSILTDLNKEGINISTLEDPVEYFIKGVNQSQVRPEIGFTFASGLRSLLRQDPDVIMVGEIRDNETAELGIHASLTGHFVLSTLHTNDALGAIPRLLDMAVEPFLLGSTLNIVLAQRLGRKICGYCKIEYKLPDDIMAEIKEELDNIPPAVIKAMIPDFDFKKIKFYKGQGCARCGATGYTGRIALAEVLDVNDKIKEIIMNNKNNLTLDELVKNQNFITMKQDGIIKVLLGLTTMEEVLRTIHV; encoded by the coding sequence ATGACTAAGCCGGAAGAGTTAATAAATTTGCTGGTTCAAAATAAATTAATTACCCCTGAGCAGTTAGTTAAAATCAAGAAGTCGCCGGGGTATGGCGGCAACTTAGAAGAGGCGCTTATTAAAAGCGGTCTGATTGACGCTGAGAATTTAATAAAATTCAAAGCTAAAGTATATAATTTCAATTATCATAGTCTGATCGGAGTGAAAATTCCCGACCAAGTATTAAATTTAATTCCGGCTGAAGTGGCTGAAAATTATAAAATTGTTTGCTTTGAAGTCGCTAAAGGCAAAATGAAAGTGGGCATGGTCGATCCGGAAAATTTTAAAGCGATTGAGGCTATAGATTTTTTAGCCAAAGAAGAAAATTTGCAGCCGGAATATTTTTTAATTTCCGCTTTAAGCCTGGATCATGCCTTAAAGCATTATAAAACCTTAGGCAAAGAAGTATCTAAAGCCTTAAAAACTAAAGAAGAGGAAGAAATTTTAGAACGCGCCAGCAAAAAAATAAATAAAGAAGAAGTTGAGGAGATTACTAAGTCGGCCCCGGTATCAAAAATAGTTTCTGTAATTATCAGGCATGCGGTTGAAGGCCGGTCATCGGATATACATATTGAGCCGATACAGAATGAAAGTCGAGTCAGGTATAGGATAGACGGTATTTTGCATACCTCATTGATTTTGCCAAAAAGCGTGCATGGAGCCATCGTGGGCAGAATTAAGGTTTTAGCCAATTTAAAACTTGATGAGACCAGAATGCCGCAAGACGGCAGAATCAGGGTAAGCATTAATGATAAAGAAATTGATTTAAGAATTTCTATTATGCCGCTTTTAGATGATGAAAAAGTAGTAATGAGAATTTTAGATGTAACCAGGGGCGCGCCGACTTTAGAAGAATTGGGCTTCATGGGTGCCGGCCTTAAAGTGATTAAAAAAAGTTTAGAAAAAACCGACGGTATGTTCTTGGTAACCGGCCCGACCGGTTCAGGCAAATCAACCACCATCTTTTCTATTTTAACCGATTTGAATAAAGAAGGAATAAATATTTCTACGTTAGAAGATCCGGTAGAATATTTTATAAAAGGAGTTAATCAATCGCAAGTTAGGCCGGAAATCGGCTTTACTTTCGCCTCTGGCTTACGTTCGCTGTTGCGCCAAGATCCTGATGTTATAATGGTGGGAGAGATAAGAGATAATGAAACCGCTGAATTAGGCATTCACGCCAGCTTAACCGGCCATTTCGTGCTATCAACTTTACACACTAATGATGCTTTAGGCGCTATCCCCAGGCTTTTAGATATGGCGGTAGAGCCTTTTCTTTTGGGTTCGACTCTAAACATCGTCTTGGCGCAAAGATTAGGCAGAAAAATTTGTGGCTATTGCAAAATAGAATATAAATTGCCGGATGATATCATGGCTGAAATTAAAGAAGAATTAGATAATATACCGCCGGCGGTTATTAAAGCGATGATACCTGATTTTGATTTTAAAAAAATAAAATTTTACAAAGGCCAGGGTTGTGCCCGTTGCGGGGCAACCGGCTATACCGGCAGAATCGCTTTGGCCGAGGTGCTTGATGTTAATGATAAAATAAAAGAAATTATCATGAATAATAAGAATAATTTAACGCTTGATGAATTAGTGAAAAATCAGAATTTTATTACCATGAAGCAAGACGGCATAATAAAAGTTTTATTGGGTTTAACCACTATGGAAGAAGTCTTAAGAACTATTCATGTTTAA
- the pilM gene encoding type IV pilus assembly protein PilM, giving the protein MSLFSNESYLGIDIGSSSIKIVELKNQGGKAMLLTYGFSENLDDLDQTDPKKIADIINKICAEAGVTSRKAVSALPTFSVFSSIISLAGVSKKDLPSAINWEAKKVIPLPAEEMILDWKKIENIDQAANKNSMKVLLTGAPRTLVKRYIEIFKSAQINLLSLETETFALIRSLLGNDKSTAMVVEIGAKTTSFTIIDQSIPTLNRSIDIGGWTITKAISHSLNIGLERAEQFKYDLGVGSFTSADNAIPRTIVESISPIVNEIKYALNLFQNKNNKKVDKIILSGGSALLMNFTDYLSKILNINVVAGNPWSTVSYPLDLKPLLDEIAPRMAIAIGLALREME; this is encoded by the coding sequence ATGAGTTTATTTTCCAATGAAAGTTATCTGGGCATAGATATCGGCAGCTCCAGCATTAAAATTGTTGAGTTAAAAAATCAAGGCGGTAAAGCCATGCTTTTAACTTATGGTTTTAGCGAAAATTTAGATGACTTAGATCAGACTGACCCTAAAAAAATAGCTGATATTATTAATAAAATTTGTGCTGAAGCCGGCGTAACCAGTCGTAAGGCTGTTTCAGCTTTACCGACTTTTTCCGTTTTTTCTTCGATTATAAGTTTGGCCGGCGTTAGTAAAAAAGATTTGCCTTCGGCCATCAATTGGGAGGCGAAAAAGGTTATTCCTTTGCCGGCGGAAGAGATGATTTTAGACTGGAAAAAAATAGAAAATATTGACCAAGCCGCCAATAAGAACAGCATGAAGGTTTTATTGACCGGCGCTCCGCGGACTTTAGTCAAGCGCTATATTGAAATTTTTAAAAGTGCCCAAATAAATTTGTTAAGTCTGGAAACTGAAACTTTTGCGTTGATTAGGTCGCTTTTAGGCAATGATAAATCAACGGCCATGGTTGTGGAAATCGGTGCCAAAACCACCAGTTTTACGATTATTGACCAGAGCATCCCAACTTTAAACAGAAGCATAGATATCGGCGGCTGGACAATTACTAAAGCTATCAGCCATAGCCTTAACATCGGTCTGGAGCGCGCCGAGCAATTTAAATATGATTTGGGCGTCGGCTCGTTCACTTCGGCCGATAACGCCATTCCCCGGACCATTGTTGAGAGTATTTCGCCCATAGTGAATGAAATAAAATATGCTTTAAATTTATTTCAAAATAAGAACAATAAAAAAGTGGATAAGATTATTTTAAGCGGCGGTTCAGCTTTGCTTATGAATTTTACTGATTATTTATCAAAAATATTAAATATTAACGTGGTAGCCGGCAATCCCTGGTCAACGGTTTCTTACCCCTTGGATTTAAAGCCGCTGTTAGACGAAATCGCTCCGCGCATGGCCATAGCTATCGGCTTGGCGCTTAGGGAAATGGAATAG
- the radA gene encoding DNA repair protein RadA, whose product MSANKVQTVYACSACDAQFPKWSGRCLECGGWGTLQMQTVDQKTADKMITAVPAEVIDLEKLSDQPENQRLKTAIEELDRVLGGGVMRGSLILLGGEPGVGKSTLVAQTAGALSRNGQVIYASGEESAGQIKARFDRLGVRAENIKFLNETNAEKIIATIKKLKPALVIIDSIQTIYSSSILGEAGNINQIRGSAVNFLEAAKTDNIAIILIGHITKDGSLAGPKSLEHIVDTVLYLETETNRGYRILRAAKNRFGSINEIGIFEMTSGGFKEIANPSAIFIESGQNFTGSVISCIMEGTRPFLIEVQALVTKTVFGYPQRKASGFDLNRLSVLIAVLTKRAGLNLNNQDVILNVTGGLKITEPGLDLAVCAAIASSLLNQPLSRQTLVLGEVGLGGEIRNVSRLETRLKEAEKLGFKKAVLPPVKIKSQKMKIFAISSVAELIKILTK is encoded by the coding sequence ATGTCGGCAAACAAAGTTCAAACGGTTTACGCCTGCTCCGCCTGCGACGCCCAATTCCCGAAATGGAGTGGGCGTTGTTTAGAATGCGGCGGCTGGGGCACTTTGCAGATGCAAACGGTTGACCAGAAAACCGCGGACAAAATGATAACGGCCGTGCCGGCGGAAGTAATTGATTTAGAAAAATTAAGCGATCAGCCGGAAAACCAGCGCTTGAAAACCGCTATTGAAGAATTGGACCGAGTTTTGGGAGGCGGCGTTATGCGCGGCTCTCTTATACTCCTGGGCGGCGAGCCGGGCGTGGGCAAATCAACCTTAGTCGCCCAAACCGCTGGCGCCTTAAGCCGAAACGGCCAAGTAATATACGCCAGCGGCGAAGAATCAGCCGGCCAAATAAAAGCCAGATTTGACCGGCTGGGAGTTAGGGCGGAAAATATTAAATTTCTAAACGAAACCAACGCGGAAAAAATTATCGCCACCATTAAGAAGCTTAAGCCGGCCTTGGTTATTATTGATTCAATTCAAACTATTTATTCTTCAAGCATCCTTGGCGAAGCCGGCAACATAAATCAAATCCGCGGCTCGGCGGTTAACTTCCTGGAAGCGGCCAAGACCGATAATATCGCCATTATCCTAATCGGCCATATTACTAAAGACGGCTCTTTGGCCGGACCGAAGTCGCTTGAGCATATTGTTGATACCGTGCTTTATTTAGAAACTGAAACTAACCGCGGCTATCGCATTCTGCGCGCCGCTAAAAATCGCTTCGGTTCAATTAACGAAATCGGCATCTTTGAAATGACTTCCGGCGGCTTTAAGGAAATCGCCAATCCTTCGGCAATTTTCATAGAATCTGGCCAAAATTTTACCGGATCGGTAATCAGTTGTATTATGGAAGGCACGAGGCCATTTTTAATTGAAGTCCAAGCTTTAGTCACAAAAACCGTCTTCGGCTATCCGCAGAGAAAGGCCTCGGGCTTTGATTTAAACCGCTTATCGGTTTTAATCGCGGTTTTAACCAAGCGCGCCGGCCTGAATTTAAATAACCAAGATGTAATACTGAATGTAACCGGAGGCTTAAAAATAACCGAGCCCGGCTTGGATTTAGCTGTTTGCGCCGCTATCGCTTCCTCTCTCTTAAACCAGCCTTTAAGCCGGCAAACTTTGGTTTTAGGCGAAGTTGGCTTGGGCGGAGAAATAAGAAACGTCTCCAGATTGGAAACGCGTCTTAAAGAAGCGGAAAAATTAGGCTTTAAAAAAGCGGTCCTGCCGCCGGTTAAAATTAAATCTCAAAAAATGAAAATTTTTGCCATCAGCAGCGTGGCTGAATTAATAAAAATTTTAACTAAATAA